The following proteins come from a genomic window of Dromaius novaehollandiae isolate bDroNov1 chromosome 19, bDroNov1.hap1, whole genome shotgun sequence:
- the CUEDC1 gene encoding CUE domain-containing protein 1 isoform X2, whose protein sequence is MTSLFRRSSGGSRGGAAASELNNSRPGRQVRRLEFNQAMEDFSTMFPRMDYDIIECVLRANRGAVDATIDQLLQMSLDGGEGGGGGGDSSDSEDSLPAEVLERTLEPDSSDEEPPPVYAPPGREPPRAPPAPPPRTEGPGGAQPRGRYRHWNPPLLGALPDDFLRIAAPPPAAPQGPGVTPLSVQGSGSGSGRPAVPHGLGPRGPGALEQERRWKQYLEDERIALFLQNEEFMKELQRNRDFLLALERDRLKYESKKSKSASAAISNDVGFSSIISGDAAPAGSSEAGSAVSDDALFRDKLKHMGKSTRKKLFELARAFSEKTKMRKSKRKHLLKHQLLGTAASTANLLDDVEGHSCDEDVHARRPQLREEEEAPRDGQ, encoded by the exons ATGACCAGCCTCTTCCGCCGGAgcagcggcggctcccgcggcggcgcggcggcgtcGGAGCTCAACAACAGCCGGCCGGGGCGGCAGGTCCGGCGCCTGGAGTTCAACCAGGCCATGGAGGACTTCAGCACCATGTTCCCCCGCATGGACTACGACATCATCGAGTGCGTGCTGCGCGCCAACCGCGGCGCCGTCGACGCCACCATCGACCAGCTGCTGCAGATGAGCCTCGAcggcggcgagggcggcggcggcggcggcgacagcTCCGACTCGGAGGACAGCCTCCCCGCCGAG GTCCTGGAGCGGACGCTGGAGCCCGACAGCTCGGACGAGGAGCCGCCGCCCGTGtacgcgccgccgggccgcgagcccccgcgcgcgccgcccgccccgccgcccag GACGgaggggcccggcggcgcccagccccggggccgctACCGCCACTGGAACCCGCCGCTGCTGGGCGCCCTGCCGGACGACTTCCTCCGCatcgccgccccgccgcccgccgccccccag GGCCCCGGCGTGACGCCTCTCTCCGTGCAGGGCTCTGGCAGCGGCAGTGGGCGGCCGGCGGTGCCACATGGCCtcggcccccggggccccggcgccctGGAGCAGGAGCGGCGGTGGAAGCAGTACCTGGAGGACGAGCGCATCGCGCTCTTCCTGCAGAACGAGGAGTTCATGAAGGAGCTGCAGAGGAACCGCGACTTCCTCCTGGCCCTGGAGAGAG ATCGGTTGAAATACGAGTCAAAAAAGTCGAAGTCGGCCAGTGCTGCCATCAGCAACGATGTTGGTTTCTCCTCCATAATATCAG GCGACGCGGCCCCCGCGGGAAGCAGCGAGGCCGGCAGCGCCGTGTCCGACGATGCCTTATTCAGAGACAAGCTGAAGCACATGGGGAAAT CAACCCGCAAGAAGCTGTTTGAGCTCGCCAGAGCGTTCTCCGAGAAGACGAAGATGAGGAAGTCGAAAAGAAAACACTTGCTGAAGCACCAGCT gctggggacagcagctTCCACGGCCAATCTGCTCGACGACGTGGAGGGACACTCGTGCG ACGAAGACGTCCACGCGCGGCGGCCGCAGCTccgggaagaggaggaggcaccGAGGGACGGGCAGTAA
- the CUEDC1 gene encoding CUE domain-containing protein 1 isoform X1, with product MTSLFRRSSGGSRGGAAASELNNSRPGRQVRRLEFNQAMEDFSTMFPRMDYDIIECVLRANRGAVDATIDQLLQMSLDGGEGGGGGGDSSDSEDSLPAEVLERTLEPDSSDEEPPPVYAPPGREPPRAPPAPPPRTEGPGGAQPRGRYRHWNPPLLGALPDDFLRIAAPPPAAPQGPGVTPLSVQGPGVTPLSVQGPGVMPLSVQGPGVTPLSVQGPGVTPLSVQGPGVTPLSVQGPGVTPLSVQGPGVTPLSVQGPGVTPLSVQGPGVTPLSVQGSGSGSGRPAVPHGLGPRGPGALEQERRWKQYLEDERIALFLQNEEFMKELQRNRDFLLALERDRLKYESKKSKSASAAISNDVGFSSIISGDAAPAGSSEAGSAVSDDALFRDKLKHMGKSTRKKLFELARAFSEKTKMRKSKRKHLLKHQLLGTAASTANLLDDVEGHSCDEDVHARRPQLREEEEAPRDGQ from the exons ATGACCAGCCTCTTCCGCCGGAgcagcggcggctcccgcggcggcgcggcggcgtcGGAGCTCAACAACAGCCGGCCGGGGCGGCAGGTCCGGCGCCTGGAGTTCAACCAGGCCATGGAGGACTTCAGCACCATGTTCCCCCGCATGGACTACGACATCATCGAGTGCGTGCTGCGCGCCAACCGCGGCGCCGTCGACGCCACCATCGACCAGCTGCTGCAGATGAGCCTCGAcggcggcgagggcggcggcggcggcggcgacagcTCCGACTCGGAGGACAGCCTCCCCGCCGAG GTCCTGGAGCGGACGCTGGAGCCCGACAGCTCGGACGAGGAGCCGCCGCCCGTGtacgcgccgccgggccgcgagcccccgcgcgcgccgcccgccccgccgcccag GACGgaggggcccggcggcgcccagccccggggccgctACCGCCACTGGAACCCGCCGCTGCTGGGCGCCCTGCCGGACGACTTCCTCCGCatcgccgccccgccgcccgccgccccccag GGCCCCGGCGTGACGCCTCTCTCCGTGCAGGGCCCCGGCGTGACACCTCTCTCCGTGCAGGGCCCCGGCGTGATGCCCCTCTCCGTGCAGGGCCCCGGCGTGACGCCCCTCTCCGTGCAGGGCCCCGGCGTGACGCCCCTCTCCGTGCAGGGCCCCGGCGTGACGCCTCTTTCCGTGCAGGGCCCCGGCGTGACGCCTCTTTCCGTGCAGGGCCCCGGCGTGACGCCTCTCTCCGTGCAGGGCCCCGGCGTGACGCCTCTCTCCGTGCAGGGCCCCGGCGTGACGCCTCTCTCCGTGCAGGGCTCTGGCAGCGGCAGTGGGCGGCCGGCGGTGCCACATGGCCtcggcccccggggccccggcgccctGGAGCAGGAGCGGCGGTGGAAGCAGTACCTGGAGGACGAGCGCATCGCGCTCTTCCTGCAGAACGAGGAGTTCATGAAGGAGCTGCAGAGGAACCGCGACTTCCTCCTGGCCCTGGAGAGAG ATCGGTTGAAATACGAGTCAAAAAAGTCGAAGTCGGCCAGTGCTGCCATCAGCAACGATGTTGGTTTCTCCTCCATAATATCAG GCGACGCGGCCCCCGCGGGAAGCAGCGAGGCCGGCAGCGCCGTGTCCGACGATGCCTTATTCAGAGACAAGCTGAAGCACATGGGGAAAT CAACCCGCAAGAAGCTGTTTGAGCTCGCCAGAGCGTTCTCCGAGAAGACGAAGATGAGGAAGTCGAAAAGAAAACACTTGCTGAAGCACCAGCT gctggggacagcagctTCCACGGCCAATCTGCTCGACGACGTGGAGGGACACTCGTGCG ACGAAGACGTCCACGCGCGGCGGCCGCAGCTccgggaagaggaggaggcaccGAGGGACGGGCAGTAA
- the MRPS23 gene encoding small ribosomal subunit protein mS23 isoform X7 — protein MAGNRMQKIGSVFSRTRNLLRIGVVPKPLWFDVYAAFPPLREPVYRSPRPRYGKVKDVIPPIFYPEDDVRARFYSVYGSGPRPFDLSQSNFKSTCQRFVEKFNELKEEGKIEEDKLFEETGKALLAKGIILQRRGTEKVAQPGHQDTEARDPVLRMQLQTVLEEMQEKKQGQEEQPAELTETQKENPLPS, from the exons atGGCTGGGAACCGCATGCAGAAGATCGGGAGCGTGTTCAGCCG GACGCGGAACCTGCTGCGCATCGGCGTGGTGCCGAAGCCGCTGTGGTTCGACGTCTACGCCGCCTTCCCCCCGCTCCGGGAGCCCGTCTACCGCTCGCCGCGGCCTCGCTACGGCAAGGTGAAAGACGTCATCCCGCCCATCTTCTACCCGGAGGACGACGTCCGCGC gAGATTTTATAGCGTTTATGGGAGTGGTCCAAGACCTTTTGACCTGTCACAATCAAACTTCAAATCCACTTGCCAGAG GTTTGTTGAGAAATTCAATGAactgaaggaagaaggaaaaatcgAAGAGGACAAATTGtttgaagaaacaggaaaagctcTTCTAGCCAAAGGGATAATTTTACAGAGAAGAGGGACAGAAAAA GTAGCACAACCCGGCCATCAGGATACTGAAGCCAGGGATCCCGTATTACGCATGCAACTTCAAACTGTGTTGGAAGAGATGCAGGAAAAGAAGCAAGGTCAGGAGGAGCAGCCAGCAGAACTGactgaaacacagaaggaaaatccCTTACCATCCTAA
- the CUEDC1 gene encoding CUE domain-containing protein 1 isoform X3, with the protein MTSLFRRSSGGSRGGAAASELNNSRPGRQVRRLEFNQAMEDFSTMFPRMDYDIIECVLRANRGAVDATIDQLLQMSLDGGEGGGGGGDSSDSEDSLPAEVLERTLEPDSSDEEPPPVYAPPGREPPRAPPAPPPRTEGPGGAQPRGRYRHWNPPLLGALPDDFLRIAAPPPAAPQGSGSGSGRPAVPHGLGPRGPGALEQERRWKQYLEDERIALFLQNEEFMKELQRNRDFLLALERDRLKYESKKSKSASAAISNDVGFSSIISGDAAPAGSSEAGSAVSDDALFRDKLKHMGKSTRKKLFELARAFSEKTKMRKSKRKHLLKHQLLGTAASTANLLDDVEGHSCDEDVHARRPQLREEEEAPRDGQ; encoded by the exons ATGACCAGCCTCTTCCGCCGGAgcagcggcggctcccgcggcggcgcggcggcgtcGGAGCTCAACAACAGCCGGCCGGGGCGGCAGGTCCGGCGCCTGGAGTTCAACCAGGCCATGGAGGACTTCAGCACCATGTTCCCCCGCATGGACTACGACATCATCGAGTGCGTGCTGCGCGCCAACCGCGGCGCCGTCGACGCCACCATCGACCAGCTGCTGCAGATGAGCCTCGAcggcggcgagggcggcggcggcggcggcgacagcTCCGACTCGGAGGACAGCCTCCCCGCCGAG GTCCTGGAGCGGACGCTGGAGCCCGACAGCTCGGACGAGGAGCCGCCGCCCGTGtacgcgccgccgggccgcgagcccccgcgcgcgccgcccgccccgccgcccag GACGgaggggcccggcggcgcccagccccggggccgctACCGCCACTGGAACCCGCCGCTGCTGGGCGCCCTGCCGGACGACTTCCTCCGCatcgccgccccgccgcccgccgccccccag GGCTCTGGCAGCGGCAGTGGGCGGCCGGCGGTGCCACATGGCCtcggcccccggggccccggcgccctGGAGCAGGAGCGGCGGTGGAAGCAGTACCTGGAGGACGAGCGCATCGCGCTCTTCCTGCAGAACGAGGAGTTCATGAAGGAGCTGCAGAGGAACCGCGACTTCCTCCTGGCCCTGGAGAGAG ATCGGTTGAAATACGAGTCAAAAAAGTCGAAGTCGGCCAGTGCTGCCATCAGCAACGATGTTGGTTTCTCCTCCATAATATCAG GCGACGCGGCCCCCGCGGGAAGCAGCGAGGCCGGCAGCGCCGTGTCCGACGATGCCTTATTCAGAGACAAGCTGAAGCACATGGGGAAAT CAACCCGCAAGAAGCTGTTTGAGCTCGCCAGAGCGTTCTCCGAGAAGACGAAGATGAGGAAGTCGAAAAGAAAACACTTGCTGAAGCACCAGCT gctggggacagcagctTCCACGGCCAATCTGCTCGACGACGTGGAGGGACACTCGTGCG ACGAAGACGTCCACGCGCGGCGGCCGCAGCTccgggaagaggaggaggcaccGAGGGACGGGCAGTAA